One region of Opitutaceae bacterium genomic DNA includes:
- a CDS encoding class I mannose-6-phosphate isomerase encodes MTEILRFVPLYQERVWGGRSMENELQRELPEGRPIGESWEIVDRPEAQSVVAQGDWKGLTLRQVLERHGSAVMGPNHDPARRFPLLVKWLDCRERLSLQVHPPADIAPALRGEPKTENWFIASSKPRAGLLVGLKRSTTRANFAKALVDQTLEGCVHRFEVAAGDSILVRSGTVHAIDGGNLILEIQQNSDTTYRVYDWGRLGLDGKPRQLHVAESLASIDWEMKEPAPVRASPVEAVIADAAEFRIRRVPLRVGETIDFSAKEQPRLLSIVTGSVATDEGEFLEMGANVILPYDSAFHFTAKRATLVLVTENFA; translated from the coding sequence ATGACTGAAATTCTGCGCTTTGTGCCTCTTTATCAGGAACGCGTTTGGGGCGGACGCTCCATGGAAAACGAACTGCAGCGGGAGCTTCCGGAGGGGCGCCCGATTGGAGAAAGCTGGGAGATTGTTGATCGGCCGGAGGCCCAGTCTGTTGTTGCCCAGGGCGATTGGAAGGGACTTACGCTGCGTCAGGTGCTTGAGCGACATGGCAGCGCTGTCATGGGACCCAACCATGATCCTGCGCGGCGCTTTCCTCTCCTGGTCAAGTGGCTCGACTGCCGGGAGCGGCTAAGTCTGCAGGTGCATCCGCCCGCCGATATCGCTCCGGCGCTGAGGGGTGAACCGAAGACGGAGAACTGGTTCATTGCCTCGTCAAAGCCGCGCGCGGGACTGCTTGTGGGACTCAAACGGTCGACCACGCGGGCGAATTTTGCCAAGGCGTTGGTTGATCAGACACTTGAGGGATGTGTGCACCGGTTCGAAGTCGCTGCCGGTGATTCGATTCTTGTCCGCAGTGGGACGGTGCATGCAATCGATGGGGGAAATCTGATTCTGGAAATCCAGCAGAACTCCGACACCACCTATCGCGTGTACGACTGGGGGAGATTGGGACTCGATGGGAAGCCGCGGCAACTGCATGTTGCGGAGTCGCTTGCGTCGATTGACTGGGAGATGAAGGAGCCGGCTCCGGTGCGTGCGTCTCCGGTGGAGGCAGTGATTGCGGACGCAGCGGAATTTCGCATTCGGCGGGTGCCGCTGCGGGTTGGGGAGACGATCGATTTTTCCGCCAAGGAACAGCCTCGGCTGCTTAGTATTGTGACGGGGAGCGTTGCGACGGATGAGGGCGAATTTCTCGAAATGGGGGCAAATGTCATCCTGCCCTACGACTCAGCCTTCCACTTCACGGCCAAACGCGCTACGCTCGTTCTTGTCACGGAGAACTTCGCATGA
- a CDS encoding serine protease, which yields MNAIGLLFLCGIALLAFEVIVPGAILGIIGCLALFAGVILSFSTYGAAGGMSALGIALLLVAIMLFVEFYILPKTKIGRRMFLRTSIVASSHAAPEGTLVGSEATAETPLTPSGYVLIGGKRYDAFCQSGPVSTGETLRVVSVDSFRVVVTKP from the coding sequence TTGCTCGCCTTTGAGGTGATCGTGCCCGGCGCAATACTGGGCATCATAGGCTGTCTCGCTTTGTTTGCCGGCGTGATCCTCTCCTTTTCGACCTACGGCGCGGCGGGTGGAATGTCTGCGCTGGGCATTGCGCTCCTGCTGGTTGCGATCATGTTGTTCGTTGAGTTCTACATCCTTCCCAAAACGAAGATTGGACGGAGGATGTTCCTGCGCACTTCGATCGTCGCCAGCAGTCACGCCGCGCCCGAGGGCACGCTTGTCGGTTCTGAGGCGACAGCCGAGACGCCCCTGACGCCGTCCGGATATGTCTTGATTGGCGGGAAGCGATACGATGCGTTCTGCCAGTCCGGGCCCGTTTCGACCGGCGAGACGCTGCGTGTTGTCTCCGTTGACAGTTTCAGAGTTGTCGTCACCAAACCCTAG
- a CDS encoding DNA translocase FtsK, translated as MAKSASSNTNPRGALAGVRHRPNWPVAIILFILGILLAVAFMDYSPAQSRWITTNPTEKNWVGLFGAEMSYMTLHWLGVSTWLVPIFLIWFGIVSIRNARRLAITRMVAMLLCIGSFSGLWAMWEGFGVSQYFTEGPGGQLGRLVYQDAFKETLGVFGSIVLMGSLYALSLLFIFSKDITTELERIAAAVNAWIEKRRLRRAEAAALKQEVDEMQAKQRAVEKTALEQKLATAAAATAAAKALAAKKAMQAEARAQEEALNQQKKSAAGSPSENTMTEGLADDIVPDDAAEAPGPDASATGAGSPASRNSRSKEGATATSASDLAAQAGGRFELNIVKPEETKRAKAATPTPTDSNYQFPRLNLLREQTPIAPENSEEEHRRNAENLLRILSEFGVQVSLGEIHVGPVITRYEVVPAPGVRVEKIAGLDKNIALGMRAQSVRILAPIPGKAAVGVEVPNLHPTPVGMREILESEDWGTALAKGEIPVALGKDVSGKPIVSDLTKMPHLLIAGATGSGKSVCLNSIVASILYSKSPSELRLIMVDPKIVELKIFNTLPHMLIPVVTEPKKVPAALKWLLGEMDQRYRIFAKVGVRNIVGFNHRKRGSDTAAKDPSLPEQASLEGIDPGLDDGLEIPERLPYIVIIIDELADLMMVAPAEIETSIARLAQLARAAGIHLIIATQRPSVNVITGVIKANLPSRIAFQVASQVDSRTILDTKGADTLIGRGDMLFSPPGTSRLVRAQGAFVSDDEVNSVVDFLKRNGPPVFANDVQAQIDRDAREDSDDEDADDGDMGDDAELYQQALDVLRSTRRASTSMIQRRLRIGYNRAARIMDLMEQKGVVGPDNGSSPREILIDLDSL; from the coding sequence ATGGCCAAATCAGCAAGTTCAAACACAAATCCAAGAGGCGCCCTCGCCGGTGTGCGCCACCGCCCCAACTGGCCGGTGGCCATCATCCTCTTCATACTGGGGATCTTGCTGGCAGTGGCGTTCATGGACTATTCTCCCGCCCAGAGCCGCTGGATCACGACCAACCCCACTGAAAAGAACTGGGTGGGGCTGTTTGGCGCCGAGATGTCCTACATGACCCTGCATTGGCTGGGAGTCAGCACCTGGCTGGTGCCCATTTTCCTGATCTGGTTTGGAATCGTTTCCATCCGCAATGCCCGCCGTCTCGCGATCACACGCATGGTGGCGATGCTGCTTTGCATCGGATCCTTCTCGGGTCTGTGGGCAATGTGGGAGGGCTTTGGCGTTTCCCAGTACTTCACCGAGGGCCCCGGCGGACAGCTCGGGCGCCTGGTCTATCAGGACGCCTTCAAGGAAACCCTCGGCGTATTCGGTTCAATCGTGCTGATGGGCTCACTCTACGCACTGAGCCTGCTTTTCATTTTTTCCAAGGACATCACGACCGAGCTCGAAAGAATCGCGGCAGCCGTCAATGCTTGGATCGAGAAGCGTCGCTTGCGCCGCGCCGAAGCGGCTGCGTTGAAACAGGAAGTTGACGAAATGCAGGCGAAGCAACGCGCCGTCGAAAAGACCGCCCTCGAGCAAAAACTGGCGACCGCCGCAGCAGCAACGGCAGCCGCAAAGGCGCTCGCCGCAAAGAAGGCCATGCAGGCTGAGGCCCGCGCCCAGGAAGAGGCCTTGAACCAGCAGAAAAAATCCGCCGCAGGCAGCCCGTCCGAAAACACGATGACGGAGGGTCTCGCCGACGACATCGTCCCTGACGACGCTGCGGAGGCCCCCGGCCCGGATGCCTCGGCGACAGGCGCGGGTTCGCCAGCGTCGCGAAATTCACGTTCGAAAGAGGGCGCCACAGCCACATCAGCCAGCGATCTCGCCGCGCAGGCGGGCGGGCGCTTCGAGCTCAACATCGTCAAGCCCGAGGAAACCAAGAGGGCGAAAGCCGCCACTCCAACTCCAACCGACTCAAATTACCAGTTTCCCCGCCTCAACCTTTTGCGGGAACAGACGCCCATCGCCCCGGAGAACTCCGAGGAGGAACACCGCCGCAATGCCGAGAACCTCCTGCGCATCCTGAGCGAATTCGGCGTCCAGGTCTCCCTCGGCGAGATCCATGTCGGCCCCGTCATCACCCGCTACGAGGTCGTGCCTGCCCCGGGGGTTCGCGTGGAAAAAATTGCGGGACTCGACAAGAACATCGCCCTCGGCATGCGCGCACAGTCCGTGCGCATTCTTGCGCCGATTCCCGGCAAGGCCGCCGTTGGCGTCGAGGTGCCCAACCTGCATCCCACGCCTGTCGGCATGCGCGAGATTCTCGAAAGCGAAGACTGGGGCACCGCGCTGGCCAAGGGAGAGATTCCGGTGGCCCTCGGCAAGGATGTCTCCGGAAAACCCATCGTCTCCGATCTCACCAAGATGCCCCACCTGCTCATCGCGGGTGCAACGGGATCCGGCAAATCGGTGTGCCTCAACTCCATTGTCGCCTCGATTCTCTACTCGAAAAGCCCCAGCGAGCTGCGCCTGATCATGGTCGATCCCAAGATCGTCGAGCTGAAGATTTTCAACACGCTTCCGCACATGCTGATTCCGGTGGTGACCGAGCCGAAAAAGGTTCCCGCCGCCCTGAAATGGCTGCTCGGGGAGATGGACCAGCGTTACCGGATTTTTGCCAAGGTGGGTGTGCGCAACATCGTCGGTTTCAATCACCGCAAACGCGGCTCCGACACCGCCGCCAAGGACCCTTCACTGCCCGAACAGGCCTCGCTGGAGGGCATCGACCCGGGGCTTGACGACGGACTGGAAATACCGGAGCGGCTCCCGTACATCGTCATCATCATCGATGAACTCGCCGACCTGATGATGGTCGCCCCGGCTGAGATAGAAACCAGCATCGCCCGCCTGGCACAACTCGCCCGCGCCGCCGGAATTCACCTCATCATCGCCACCCAGCGGCCGTCCGTGAACGTCATCACCGGTGTGATCAAGGCCAACCTGCCTTCGCGCATCGCCTTCCAGGTCGCTTCCCAGGTCGACTCACGCACCATCCTGGACACGAAGGGAGCCGACACACTCATCGGCCGCGGCGACATGCTCTTTTCCCCTCCCGGAACCTCACGCCTGGTGCGCGCACAGGGCGCGTTTGTCTCCGACGACGAGGTCAACAGCGTCGTGGACTTCCTAAAAAGGAACGGCCCACCGGTCTTCGCCAACGATGTCCAGGCCCAGATCGATCGCGACGCGCGGGAGGATTCCGACGACGAGGATGCGGACGACGGCGACATGGGCGATGACGCTGAGCTCTATCAACAGGCCCTTGACGTCCTGCGTTCAACGCGCCGCGCGTCGACATCCATGATTCAGCGCCGCCTGCGCATCGGCTATAACCGCGCCGCCCGCATCATGGATCTGATGGAGCAGAAGGGCGTGGTGGGGCCGGACAATGGGTCCAGTCCCCGCGAAATCCTCATCGACCTGGACTCGCTTTGA
- the floA gene encoding flotillin-like protein FloA (flotillin-like protein involved in membrane lipid rafts), with the protein MEILRPSVLWIAVPVGIVVLIVLFIVLSFFSVWLRAWLAGAYVGFSDLVAMRLRQVPYGLMVDARITAKKAGIEISIDEFEAHFLAGGNVVPTVHALIAAQKAGIELSWQRACAIDLATKGSGKSVVEAVRTSVDPKVIDCPNPEGGRMTIDGVAKDGIQVKVKARVTVRTNLDRFVGGAKEDTIIARVGEGIVTTIGTAESYKAVLESPDNISKTVLHRGLDVGTAFEILSIDIADVDVGENIGAKLQVAQADANKNMAQAQAEIRRAAAVALEQEMKAKVQEMQAKVVEAQAQVPLAMADAFRNGRLGVMDYYRMENIQADTSMRQSIADPKQKS; encoded by the coding sequence ATGGAAATCCTTCGTCCCTCCGTTCTCTGGATCGCGGTGCCGGTTGGCATCGTCGTCCTCATTGTTCTCTTCATCGTTCTTTCCTTCTTCAGCGTATGGCTGCGGGCCTGGCTCGCGGGCGCCTATGTCGGGTTTTCCGATCTGGTGGCCATGCGGCTCCGGCAAGTCCCCTACGGTCTGATGGTGGATGCGCGCATCACAGCGAAGAAGGCCGGAATCGAAATCAGCATCGATGAATTCGAGGCGCATTTTCTGGCCGGCGGCAACGTCGTGCCGACCGTGCATGCGCTGATCGCGGCGCAGAAGGCGGGCATAGAGCTGAGCTGGCAGCGGGCGTGCGCGATCGACCTTGCCACAAAGGGCTCCGGCAAGAGCGTGGTCGAGGCGGTTCGCACTTCAGTCGACCCCAAGGTGATCGACTGCCCGAATCCCGAGGGCGGACGCATGACCATCGATGGCGTGGCCAAGGATGGAATCCAGGTGAAGGTGAAGGCCCGCGTGACCGTGCGGACCAATCTCGACCGATTCGTCGGCGGCGCGAAGGAGGACACGATCATTGCGCGCGTGGGCGAAGGCATTGTCACGACCATCGGCACGGCTGAGAGCTACAAGGCCGTGCTTGAATCGCCCGACAACATTTCCAAGACCGTGCTGCATCGCGGACTCGATGTCGGCACGGCGTTTGAGATTCTTTCGATCGACATCGCCGATGTGGACGTCGGCGAGAACATCGGCGCGAAGCTGCAGGTCGCGCAGGCCGATGCGAACAAGAACATGGCGCAGGCGCAGGCGGAAATCCGGCGTGCGGCCGCCGTGGCGCTCGAGCAGGAAATGAAGGCGAAGGTCCAGGAGATGCAGGCCAAGGTTGTTGAGGCGCAGGCCCAGGTGCCGCTCGCCATGGCTGATGCGTTTCGAAACGGACGCCTTGGCGTGATGGACTATTATCGCATGGAGAACATCCAGGCGGACACCTCGATGCGGCAGAGCATCGCGGATCCGAAGCAGAAATCGTAA
- a CDS encoding helix-turn-helix domain-containing protein: MQTIGERLEEARKRKGVSIREVAEATKIRGDYLHKFENNQFDLSLPEIYVRGFLRSYATFLKLPGDKIVNDYKGLGLGEAKGRGLNRESFGRMDLSVSSAKGAAREVLPSTPPGTEAAPEASTAENNPATFRPRASGPQIDQTLVIKGVLALAGIGVLILLIVLLVKLFSSDPTKPNAAANGAASAVAPRPGETVVTVFAMDNAFLTVRQLNDNLVLFSGAMSRGDSRALPYRTALRIEAEPFRAVELEINGIRYPMPDRLADLKAPASRTTPSGR; this comes from the coding sequence ATGCAGACGATCGGAGAACGACTTGAGGAAGCCCGCAAACGGAAAGGGGTCTCCATCCGCGAGGTCGCGGAGGCGACCAAGATCCGGGGTGATTATCTGCACAAGTTTGAGAACAACCAGTTCGATCTCTCCCTGCCTGAAATCTACGTGCGCGGGTTCCTCAGATCCTACGCCACGTTTCTGAAGCTTCCGGGCGACAAGATCGTCAACGATTACAAGGGACTGGGTCTCGGAGAGGCCAAGGGGCGCGGCCTGAACCGCGAAAGTTTCGGGCGGATGGATCTTTCCGTATCATCAGCGAAGGGTGCAGCCAGAGAGGTGCTGCCGTCGACACCTCCCGGCACTGAAGCCGCACCGGAAGCTTCGACCGCTGAAAACAATCCCGCAACCTTTCGTCCGCGCGCATCAGGTCCGCAGATCGATCAGACCCTTGTCATCAAGGGGGTGCTCGCGCTCGCAGGAATCGGCGTGTTGATCCTGCTCATCGTCCTGCTCGTTAAATTGTTCAGCAGCGATCCCACGAAGCCGAACGCGGCTGCGAACGGAGCGGCGAGCGCGGTTGCACCGCGACCGGGTGAGACCGTTGTCACCGTATTTGCGATGGACAACGCCTTTCTCACCGTCCGCCAGCTCAACGACAATCTCGTCCTTTTCAGTGGAGCGATGTCACGGGGTGACTCCCGGGCGTTGCCGTATCGGACTGCGCTTCGCATCGAGGCCGAGCCCTTCCGTGCCGTCGAACTCGAGATAAACGGCATCCGCTACCCGATGCCGGATCGCCTCGCTGATCTGAAGGCGCCCGCCTCCCGGACAACTCCCTCCGGACGTTGA